Below is a window of Candidozyma auris chromosome 3, complete sequence DNA.
TCTGGATATTCTGTCCGTTGATCCTCAAATGTGGGAAATACGTGTTTCCAGCAAAGAATAACGTGAACATGGTCAATGCAGCGAGTCTTTTGTAATTTGTTGTCCAGAGCATCTTTGGATAGCACTCTTGATCGTAGGCCCGATCGAACCTCGGATCGTTCTGCAAAATGGCCGCCTCTGTCGCTGAAAAGTTGGCAGGTTCAAGCCCAGCAGCATAGAACGTCCAAAGAGGAGCACCTGACCCTCCGGAATACCGACTCCACACATCCTGATGGCACTCCATGAACACATAGAGTCCACCAACTTTATGGATGATTTTGAGCACCTCGATCGTGTACTTGACAAACTCGTGATCGTATTTTTCCGGCCCAGCGTGTTCGATCGCTTCCCATGTGACCAAGTATCGAATGGTGTTGAACCCCCACGATTTGATTCTGTTCAAGTGCATTTCGGCCTCTTCCAAGGGAAACGGCCTGCCCACAAAAGTAACATTCTCgtcatcaaagaaaacacTATTTGGGTCCAGACAGTCCCCTTCGTAAGATGGCATAAACGGTTTTGTCGGGTATTTCATCGCTGAGTCCACGTTGATCCCCTTGAGCACTCGTTTCCGGCCCAGTTCATCCACCAAGTAGCCATCTTGCACGTGTAAAGGTTCACAGGGTAGAATGGAATTGGACTTGTTCTCTGCTGGGGTTATGGGCTCGTTTGAGTCGAACCTTTTTCGAAGCAGCCTAACGCCAGAGCCAGCAAAACCCGGTCCAGCCGAGTACAAGCTCAAGTGGTCTGAGATGGCGGTTCTCGCAGCCTTCATAACGGGGAAAGTTCGGGTTGGAATGATACTTTCAATGAAGGATACGGTTCTTTTCTCTCAAGCTATAGGCGGCTGGTGGTAACCCATTTGGATAATGTGCCTAAGTGAGGGACACTGGCTTGTATGCAGCGCCGTCCCACCGAAAGGTCCTCGCATATTGGGTGGTAGCGAGGCAGGAGACAATTTCATGGATCAGATCATTTAGTGGCGATCGAGGGAAGCCTGTATTTGGTCACACCGTGCGGAGAGAGTCAAGCTGGCAAAATATGCAATTCTGTGTCagatctttcttctccacattctGGAAGCTTGCTGCCCGAGAGGATGTTTCGCAACCATTGTTCGCTGCAGGAATGGCGTAGGAAAATAGGTGGTGGAgtctttttgcacccaaagaGGAATAAACATGAGTTTGTTCATTGATTGAGCTGCTCCAACGCCCGCTTCTTTGCTTCGATCTGGGATGAAAGTCGCCATGCGTCCTGGTTCTCGGCAAACCGATTGTACAAGGGTacaattttctctttcttctttttctcactGGTAGGAtcgctcttcttgaagaatctcgGTGCTAACTCCAATAGCCACCGAGGGTCTATCACGCTCACACAGTGCATGTattctttggtggtgacaAGAACCGTGTGGTAGATCACGTACTCACTCAGCTTGCCGTAAAGCGCCAGCAGCGGGTGCATGCTAACAGGGGTCTGGTCGACCAAGGTGTTGTAAAGTCCCTCGTGGGGATCTCTCTTGGCTGAATTTCTGAAGAAACCAGAACAGAAGGCTTTTCGAACAGCAACGGTGTCGGATCCACAGCTTGTGATTGGGATCCTGAACCGTGACAAGATCTGGCAGAGCTGCTTGCGCACGTCCAACGCTCTCCTCATGCTTCGTTCGTGGATAAAATTGTCTTTACACCACCCTGCCGATCGGCCATTGAGATCCCAAGCCCGATACACATTTAGCAACGTGATGTGATCTCCATATACCGAATGAAACCgttgttttttttggtcAGCGGCTGCTTGCTTGTCCTTGGGCCTATTGAACACAGATTGCACCGAGAGCATCGCCACTATCGTGAGGACCTCGTCAACGCATTCAAGCTCGGTGGACTCAATCACGGTCTTGGCAAGAGCCGGCTCCATCGGGAACTCAGACATCTTTCTACCGAAAGACGTGAGAAAGCCTTGTTCATCTAGTGCATCGAGATTATACAAATCATGCAAGGCATTAACCATTGTTTGAGCTGGCGGTGGATCCATGAATTCAAAATTCAATAGATCATTGATTCCCATAGCTTTGAGCATCAATATGGTAAGTGAAAGGTTCTGCCTCTGAATCTCCGGGATCAGGTTTGGAAGCATCTCGTGCTTGAACGCTTGTTCCGTGTAGAGCCTGTAGCACTTACCTGGCCCCGTACGACCAGCACGACCAGCTCTTTGGTTTGCTTGCGCCTGCGAAATAGGCGAAACCACCAATGAATCCATACCCAACTTTGGGTCGTACGCATTCACCTTGACGTAGCCTGGGTCAACAACGTAGCGGATTCCGTCGATGGTAATAGACGTCTCGGCGATGTTAGTTGCCAATACAACCTTTCTAGCGCCCGGAGGAGCGGGCTCGAAAATCTTCAGTTGCATATCTGACGAGAGGCAGAGTACACCGGGAGGATTATTAGCTCAGGAACAGCAGACCCGAGCGTTTTGATTCTCGAGTAGAGTACCTCACAACTGGTatcgatttcttcttgaccagtcaagaaaaccaaaaTATCGCCTTCAGCTTCTGCAATGTGTATTTGCATAACACAGTCGAGGGCTGCTGCCAAGTAATCTGGCTCAGGCTCTCGAGAAAATAGTGTTTCAACTGGGAAAGTACGCCCTGGAATGTTAATCACCGGGCAATCATTGAAGAACGAAGCAAATTTTCCCAGGTCAAGCGTGGCAGACGTCACAATAACTTTGAGATTTGGGTTCAGCTTTgcagctttcttcaatagGGCAAACAAGACATCGGTTGCTATTGTACGTTCGTGAGCCTCATCCAACATGATCACCAGATACTTCGACATAGTTGGATCGAGTAGCGCCTCTCTTTGAAGCATACCGTCTGTCATATACTTGATTTTCGTTTTTGGCGAAGTCACGTCTTCAAATCGAATGTAGTAACCAACTTCCTCACCtactttgcaaccaacttcttcagcaacTCTTTTGGCCACAGAGACAGCAGCCACTCGTCTGGGTTGTGTGCAGCCAATaagcttctccttttcACCATCAATGTTCAATGCCTCCTCGTAAATGTACTGGACGATTTGTGTCGTTTTACCAGACCCTGTTTCTCCAACGATCACCAAGAACTGATTATCCATGATCGCCTGTACTAGTTGTGACCGCATTGCAAACACCGGCAAGCTTTCCCTTTGTTCACGTATTGATTTCTTGGGTaaattcttcaagtcagACCGCTGTTTCAGTTGACTCTGTCTCCACTCGGCAATGACTTTATCTTTTATAATCTCCTCACGCTTTAGTTCAGCTAATGGATCACTAGAATCTCGTGCTAGCCTCGACTCCCTTTCAAGTTGTCTCTGTCTCTCcgctttctcttctttgaacTCTTTTACCAATTTGGATCCGTTCATGGCTGCACGACTCATTGAGCCCTCAGggttcttcaaaatgagcAACGGGTTGACCCCCATGCCAGCTCCTAACCCCGAAGTCTGGCCCTTTAAAAAAGACGGTTCTTTTGTATTAAGCTCGATGTCCACTGcctcatcgtcatcatcgaaATCCTGACTCTCCTTATCCTCGTTCGCCCCATTCAACTCAGGGTAGTCTGCCGCCAGTGCAGCGCCCGAGGCAATGAGCTGGCGGATCTCCCATCGCTCTGGTGACGTTaattttctccttttttgTTGCTGACGTTGATACGTGCGTCCTCGGCTTTCAGTTCCTACCTCATCCAGCCGGTCTATTCCAGAAAGCTGGTCAATGCCCACCATCGACAAGGAAATCTTCTGGCGACCACGCAGATCTCGATCTGACATGGCTGTTACCTTCACAAACACTTCTTGCCCCAATTTCACGGCATTTTCTGCTTTGGGCACTCTTCGACCATCGTATGCTAGTTTAGACACATGACACAAACCAGAAACGTCGCCCCTTGCTCCATGTAGCCTCACAAACGCCCCAAACGCAGCAATGTTGGAAACCGTGCCCTTATATATTTTGCCAATTTGCACAGGGTCACTGGTCAGAGTGATCTGGGTTGACTCAGATTTGACGGCGGTCTGACCTCGCTCAACAGACCCATTCGGTAGCGCTAGCCCAGGGAACTTAAGTGCTTCCTGCTTTAATTGCAGTTCTAGATCATCTTCCCTCTTTACTTGTGTATATGGTTCTTGTTTCACTTTCAGATCTACCTTTAATCTCTCTGAAGGCTCCTGCTTGACTATTCCCCTTCTCTCTTCCATGATCGCATCGTACACAGCTCGTAGAAAGTCACTGGGAAACTCATCGCCGCCATTCTTAACCACCTCCTCTTTAAAGGCCACAAACCCTTCTTTGTCCCGATTATCAGATGTAGCAGTCTCGTGGAGCTTAACAAGGAAACTGCCTATGGTGTTGTCGTCATCGCTAATCTGGAGATGTTTGTTCACTAGCAGTCCTAGCGTTATTAGGAGAGAAGATTGAGCAGCATCTGGCAGCTCTTGCTTCATTTGAGCGTTTCGTGTGGAGAGGTGATATTTGTGATGGGTTTGAGATGGGATCAGAGATGTGCTAGATTTCGCACCCATGTATGGAGCAGGCAGAAAGTTCCGTTGAAGCCTACGAGTTTAAAAAGGGAGAAATAGTATATCATTCTTGAAATCTATAGCTACAATGGAATGTGGCATGATAATAGGTGtttggtgttgttgttctcTAGGTGGTGACTACTTGAGAACCAGTACGCTggtttcgcagccattactATGACCATTTGTGGCCCACTATAGATACCACAAAGCAATTCACTATGCATCCTTACAATAGTTTCGAGCATTTGCCTTTCTGGAGTTCAAAGTGAAAGACCATCCACTCCCACGAAGGTCTACAACATCCCCCACAGATTTTATCATTTATTCGTCTTGCTGGCCACGTCACGTCTCGTGCCCTCATCTCTTGTTTGTATTCACATCTTCGTTGGAGACACTAGGTCAATCTACTCGCTGCTTCATTGTTTGGCAGCTTGACAGCTCAACATCGCTTTTTTGGCGTCCTCATCTCAAAGCTCCACCTCCTTGATCCCCTCGGCATCCACCTGCTTCACATACACCCCCTTGAACTCAATGGGCATTCTCTTCTGCAATTCTGCCAAGCTCATCCGCAACAACTCCTTCCCCTCCTCTACACTCATGTCCGGACGGTAGTGGCGGTCAAACAACGACACACAGTAGAACGCTGCGTAACCGTGGGCACCGTAGGGAAGCTCTGTCTGAGTACCCAAGTAGTCTATCCAATTCAAGCTGGGAGTGTTGGTTTTCGTGTCGAATCCTCCCAATAACACGTTCACTTGGTACggttttcttgatctgaTGGAAGTGGCCAATTGATTTCTGACAAAAGACGCCGTTGCTTTGGGCAGCAACTCGATGTCGTTCTCTCTCATGCTGTATAACTGGATGTTGGCCTGGATGTACTCTGCAAACTGAACGGTGTCCCCAGATTCTCCTGTGAAGGCCATTAGATTGTGGGCGTTCAAAGGTCTGGTTTTGTCGTCCAGATCTTTCAAAACAGAGATTCCTCTGGTGAATGCTTTGGACGTGGCAACAAGTGTGGCATCCTGGACTCTAACTCCCAAGATGATATCCATTgtgagttgttgaaggtgggTTCTTGGGTGAGTTCGATTATGGTTGAGATTGTATGGTGGTATTTGCCACGGGTCGTGTGCGGTTCATAACGTGTGCCACTACACAAGGACTAATCGTTACTATGGTGACCTTGAACGTTGTGTGTCGATTAAACCAGGAGATCTAGGTGATGCTTAGCTTGTAGGTGTACATATCATAATACTGATTTGTCTGTTATGGTCAAAATTATGGCTATTAGGGGCGTACCCCTTATCGCTCGCATCTACGacacattttgcagccaacaGACAACAGCTCTTTCTAGGTGTTTTGTAATACACACAACATCACAAGTTACTTCTCGTTTATTCGTCATTTTAGAGATGTATCATTCTATTGTTCCCGTTACACGCATGAATTCGTCATCGCTTTTACTGAGGCAATCTTCCGTCACTAGCATCCTTGCTTCCCCAATTCTCCAGAACTTACTttgcaagcttcttctcaacaatCCCCTCGATCAACTTCACAAGAGGGGaattctgcttcttgagctgGCCCTCCAAGGTCAACTCGATCTGCTTCTCAATCAACTTACCGGTGAAATCCACCTCGATGTTCACCGTGTGTCCCacttctttcttggacAAGATCACCTTCTCCTGAGAATAACTCACCAACATAATGGAAAACTCTGCGGTCTCGTAGTCAACATGAGTCACCGTGAGGGAAGTCCCGTCAATGGCAATGAAACCCTTCTCGACAATGTAATTGATGTTCTCACGCTCACGGAGCTGGAAAGTGAAAGCTATGGCATTTCCATCAGCAACCTTTTTCGTTATTGTTGCAATTGTATCCACATGGCCTTGCACAACGTGTCCACCGAGCCTCACTTCCGAAGTCACGGCTCTTTCCAAATTCACAGGCGAATTGACACGAAGATCCCCCAAATTCGATCTTCTGAGTGTTTCTGGAGCAACCCCAACCTTGAAGTAACTCCTCTTTTCGTCAAATTCGGTCACGGTAAGGCAAACACCATTGGTGCAAATCGAGTCTCCCAAATGGACGTCTCCCAAGATCTCAGAGCAGTTGCCAATTACCATCAGCACACCATTACCTCCTGAAGAGGTTGAGTCGAGCTCATTGTACTCGAGAACAGTGCCAATCGTCTCCACAAGACCCGTGAACATAGTGAGATTGAAGTAATTGAGTCACTGAGTACACTCGGTGGTTTATCTATGGGGACATCCTTACAccatcaagagaagaagctctacAAAGTATTGAATTTTTAGAGTTCTAGATGATTTGGCCTTCAAGAGGCtccatttctttgataTCATACGTGAATTCTTGCACTGGAAGTATCGAGTGGAAGTATGTCCACTTGTTAAGTTCCTACCCTCAATCGCACTACAGAAGTAGATacaccatcaccacatTTACAAAGGGCAacgaaaaaatcaaataCTATCCATTATTCCCCCTTCTCCCCGTCACTCCTAAATGAAACTAAATAAGTGGCCacatcaacaaggtcaaGGCAAAAAAGCCATACAAGACAGGCGCCTGGAAGCACTTCTTCATGCCGTCAACAACAGTCACAAACACACTTC
It encodes the following:
- the PRP22 gene encoding DEAH-box ATP-dependent RNA helicase PRP22 yields the protein MKQESPDAAQSSLLITLGSLVNKHLQISDDDNTIGSFLVKLHETATSDNRDKEGFVAFKEEVVKNGGDEFPSDFLRAVYDAIMEERRGIVKQEPSERLKVDSKVKQEPYTQVKREDDLESQLKQEALKFPGLALPNGSVERGQTAVKSESTQITSTSDPVQIGKIYKGTVSNIAAFGAFVRLHGARGDVSGLCHVSKLAYDGRRVPKAENAVKLGQEVFVKVTAMSDRDSRGRQKISLSMVGIDQLSGIDRSDEVGTESRGRTYQRQQQKRRKLTSPERWEIRQLIASGAASAADYPELNGANEDKESQDFDDDDEAVDIELNTKEPSFLKGQTSGLGAGMGVNPLLILKNPEGSMSRAAMNGSKLVKEFKEEKAERQRQLERESRLARDSSDPLAELKREEIIKDKVIAEWRQSQSKQRSDLKNLPKKSIREQRESLPVFAMRSQLVQAIMDNQFLVIVGETGSGKTTQIVQYIYEEALNIDGEKEKLIGCTQPRRVAAVSVAKRVAEEVGCKVGEEVGYYIRFEDVTSPKTKIKYMTDGMLQREALLDPTMSKYSVIMLDEAHERTIATDVLFALLKKAAKSNPNLKVIVTSATLDSGKFASFFNDCPVINIPGRTFPVETLFSREPEPDYLAAALDCVMQIHIAEAEGDILVFLTGQEEIDTSCEVLYSRIKTLGSAVPELIILPIFEPAPPGARKVVLATNIAETSITIDGIRYVVDPGYVKVNAYDPKLGMDSLVVSPISQAQANQRAGRAGRTGPGKCYRLYTEQAFKHEMLPNSIPEIQRQNLSLTILMLKAMGINDLLNFEFMDPPPAQTMVNALHDLYNLDALDEQGFLTSFGRKMSEFPMEPALAKTVIESTELECVDEVLTIVAMLSVQSVFNRPKDKQAAADQKKQRFHSVYGDHITLLNVYRAWDLNGRSAGWCKDNFIHERSMRRALDVRKQLCQILSRFRIPITSCGSDTVAVRKAFCSGFFRNSAKRDPHEGLYNTLVDQTPVSMHPSSALYGKSSEYVIYHTVLVTTKEYMHCVSVIDPRWLLELAPRFFKKSDPTSEKKKKEKIVPLYNRFAENQDAWRLSSQIEAKKRALEQLNQ
- the PRE1 gene encoding proteasome core particle subunit beta 4 encodes the protein MDIILGVRVQDATLVATSKAFTRGISVLKDSDDKTRPLNAHNLMAFTGESGDTVQFAEYIQANIQLYSMRENDIELSPKATASFVRNQLATSIRSRKPYQVNVLLGGFDTKTNTPSLNWIDYLGTQTELPYGAHGYAAFYCVSLFDRHYRPDMSVEEGKELLRMSLAELQKRMPIEFKGVYVKQVDAEGIKEVEL
- the RIB5 gene encoding riboflavin synthase, whose protein sequence is MFTGLVETIGTVLEYNELDSTSSGGNGVSMVIGNCSEILGDVHLGDSICTNGVCLTVTEFDEKRSYFKVGVAPETLRRSNLGDLRVNSPVNLERAVTSEVRLGGHVVQGHVDTIATITKKVADGNAIAFTFQLRERENINYIVEKGFIAIDGTSLTVTHVDYETAEFSIMLVSYSQEKVILSKKEVGHTVNIEVDFTGKLIEKQIELTLEGQLKKQNSPLVKLIEGIVEKKLAK